The following are from one region of the Hydrogenimonas sp. SS33 genome:
- the pssA gene encoding CDP-diacylglycerol--serine O-phosphatidyltransferase, which yields MGNRRFQLIYIIPNLFTAASIFTAVVSIVAAVHGHFEKAAWLIFLSLLFDGLDGRVARLTHTTSRFGTEFDSLADIVAFGVAPGVLLYLYAGEAYGRFGILVMALFVIFGAVRLARFNVMSPQTDPSVFIGVPIPTAAVFVAVWVLMFDRYETLRSFDALLLASALAVSLLMVSNIRYPSFKKIHLGRPMVTKTLIALIIAASVMYLYPVEGFAVLITGYILWGLLRAALTMMKRKRLGGTFKR from the coding sequence GTGGGCAACCGCCGGTTCCAGCTCATCTACATCATTCCCAACCTCTTTACGGCCGCCTCCATCTTCACGGCGGTGGTCTCCATCGTCGCCGCGGTTCACGGGCACTTCGAAAAGGCGGCCTGGCTCATCTTTCTCTCCCTGCTATTCGACGGACTCGACGGACGTGTCGCGCGGCTGACCCACACCACCAGCCGCTTCGGAACCGAATTCGACTCCCTGGCCGACATCGTCGCCTTCGGCGTGGCGCCTGGCGTGCTACTCTATCTCTACGCCGGAGAAGCCTACGGGCGCTTCGGCATTCTCGTCATGGCGCTTTTCGTCATCTTCGGGGCGGTGCGGCTGGCACGTTTCAATGTGATGAGCCCCCAAACGGACCCCTCCGTCTTCATCGGTGTTCCCATCCCCACGGCGGCGGTCTTCGTGGCGGTGTGGGTGCTGATGTTCGACCGTTACGAGACCCTCCGCAGTTTCGATGCCCTTCTGCTGGCCTCGGCCCTGGCGGTCTCGCTCCTGATGGTCAGCAATATCCGCTACCCCAGTTTCAAGAAGATCCATCTCGGGCGCCCCATGGTGACCAAAACCCTGATCGCTCTCATCATCGCCGCCTCCGTCATGTACCTCTACCCCGTCGAGGGATTTGCCGTGCTCATCACCGGCTACATTCTCTGGGGCCTGCTAAGGGCGGCTCTGACGATGATGAAGCGAAAGAGGCTCGGCGGGACATTTAAAAGATAA
- the ftsH gene encoding ATP-dependent zinc metalloprotease FtsH, which translates to MADNDPKKSPNDNFFNKNPLLTFAIFALLIIVLFKSFIGTQEGQFGAQNPTAFGAAPATQTKTVPYSDLKKMIKEGKIKFVSIGQTSIKAIGNEGGFKTLYIAKKVGEDATLIPLLDKMGVEYSGYTENTWLGEILFGWVLPILIFFGIWMFLASRMQKNMGGGILGMGSAKKLVNSEKPNVKFDDVAGVEEAKEEVKEIVEFLKYPERYIRLGAKIPKGVLLVGPPGTGKTLLAKAVAGEASVPFFSVSGSSFIEMFVGVGAARVRDLFEQAKKEAPAIIFIDEIDAIGKSRAASGQIGGNDEREQTLNQLLAEMDGFSSDTPIIVLAATNRPEVLDPALLRPGRFDRQVLVDKPDFEGRVKILQVHVKHIKMAPNVNLEEIARLTAGLAGADLANIVNEAALLAGRKNKEQVEQEDFLEAVERAIAGLEKKSRRISPKEKRIVAYHESGHALIAETTEGAKKVSKVSIIPRGLAALGYTLNTPEENKYLMQKHELVAEIDTLLGGRAAEEVFIKEISTGASNDLERATDIVKAMVSLYGMSDVAGLMVLEKQTNMFLGGGMSQKEYSEKTAEEMDDFIKNFLNERYRHVVSRLKEYSEAIEEMVEELFKAETIEGQKVREIIRNFEKRHGIPSKLVEEEKEIGDKGADVRPAETHAESESRADATDGEAPRP; encoded by the coding sequence ATGGCGGATAACGATCCCAAAAAGAGTCCGAACGACAACTTTTTCAACAAGAACCCCCTGCTCACCTTCGCGATCTTCGCGCTGTTGATCATCGTGCTCTTCAAGAGTTTCATCGGCACGCAGGAGGGGCAGTTCGGTGCGCAGAACCCGACCGCGTTCGGCGCGGCGCCGGCGACCCAGACCAAGACGGTCCCCTACAGCGATCTGAAGAAGATGATCAAGGAAGGGAAGATCAAATTCGTCTCCATCGGCCAGACCTCCATCAAGGCTATCGGCAACGAAGGGGGCTTCAAAACCCTCTACATCGCGAAAAAGGTGGGGGAGGATGCGACCCTGATCCCCCTGCTGGACAAAATGGGAGTGGAGTACAGCGGCTATACCGAAAATACATGGCTGGGCGAGATCCTCTTCGGGTGGGTGCTCCCCATCCTCATCTTCTTCGGCATCTGGATGTTTTTGGCCAGCCGCATGCAGAAGAACATGGGCGGCGGCATCCTGGGCATGGGGAGCGCCAAGAAACTGGTCAATTCCGAAAAGCCAAACGTCAAATTCGACGACGTTGCCGGCGTGGAAGAGGCGAAAGAGGAGGTCAAGGAGATCGTCGAATTCCTCAAATACCCCGAGCGCTACATCCGCCTCGGGGCGAAGATCCCCAAAGGGGTGCTGCTGGTGGGCCCTCCGGGTACCGGTAAGACCCTGCTGGCCAAGGCGGTGGCCGGAGAGGCGAGCGTTCCCTTCTTCTCCGTCAGCGGTTCAAGCTTCATCGAGATGTTCGTCGGTGTCGGTGCGGCGCGGGTGCGTGATCTCTTTGAACAGGCGAAGAAGGAGGCCCCGGCCATCATCTTCATCGACGAGATCGACGCCATCGGAAAGAGCCGTGCCGCCAGCGGGCAGATCGGCGGGAACGACGAGAGGGAGCAGACCCTCAACCAGCTGCTGGCCGAAATGGACGGCTTCAGCTCCGACACGCCCATCATCGTCCTGGCCGCAACCAACCGCCCGGAAGTACTCGACCCGGCACTCCTGCGCCCCGGCCGTTTCGACCGGCAGGTGCTGGTGGACAAACCCGATTTCGAGGGGCGGGTGAAGATCCTGCAGGTCCATGTCAAGCACATCAAAATGGCGCCCAATGTCAATCTGGAGGAGATCGCCCGCCTCACCGCCGGCCTGGCGGGGGCGGACCTGGCCAACATCGTCAACGAGGCGGCGCTGCTGGCGGGGCGGAAGAACAAGGAGCAGGTGGAGCAGGAGGATTTCCTGGAAGCCGTGGAGAGGGCCATCGCGGGGCTGGAAAAGAAATCGCGGCGCATCTCCCCGAAGGAGAAGCGCATCGTCGCCTACCACGAAAGCGGCCACGCCCTCATTGCCGAGACGACGGAGGGGGCGAAAAAGGTCTCCAAAGTCTCCATCATCCCCCGGGGCCTCGCGGCGCTGGGCTATACGCTCAACACACCGGAAGAGAACAAGTACCTGATGCAGAAACACGAACTGGTGGCGGAGATCGACACGCTGCTGGGCGGCCGGGCGGCGGAAGAGGTCTTCATCAAGGAGATCAGCACGGGCGCGAGCAACGACCTGGAGCGGGCCACCGACATCGTCAAGGCGATGGTGAGCCTCTACGGCATGAGCGACGTGGCGGGGCTGATGGTCCTGGAGAAGCAGACCAACATGTTTCTGGGCGGCGGCATGAGCCAGAAGGAGTACAGCGAAAAGACCGCCGAGGAGATGGACGACTTCATCAAAAACTTCCTCAACGAGCGGTACCGCCATGTAGTTTCGCGGCTCAAAGAGTACAGCGAAGCGATCGAAGAGATGGTCGAAGAGCTCTTCAAGGCCGAAACGATCGAAGGGCAGAAGGTTCGCGAAATCATCCGCAACTTCGAGAAAAGGCACGGCATTCCTTCCAAGCTCGTGGAAGAGGAGAAAGAGATCGGTGACAAGGGAGCCGACGTGCGTCCCGCCGAAACCCATGCCGAAAGCGAAAGCCGGGCGGATGCGACAGACGGGGAAGCGCCCCGGCCATGA
- a CDS encoding 50S ribosomal protein L11 methyltransferase, giving the protein MQSTYHELTVTPSAHLDLFLDFIQNLYDDAIEIGSDSLVLRSETPLDEIVWGVEAFAEALSESLGEPVTVETRCEEKENVDWIAKYREAIRPVEVGDFYVYPSWEAPKEGKRNIMIDPALAFGSGHHETTASCLEAVGKYVKEGDRVLDVGCGSGILGIASAMQGARVDACDTDPLAVENARKNFALNGQTLEKIWEGSAPQSSEAYDVVLANIVADVLRMIAKDLKARTKEGGLLILSGILDTKEAQIEEAFSDMELLETIARNEWRTKIYRKQGK; this is encoded by the coding sequence ATGCAATCCACCTACCATGAGCTGACGGTCACCCCGTCGGCCCACCTCGACCTCTTTCTCGACTTCATCCAAAATCTCTACGACGATGCCATCGAAATCGGCAGCGATTCGCTGGTGCTGCGTTCCGAAACACCGCTGGACGAGATCGTCTGGGGGGTGGAGGCTTTCGCCGAAGCGCTCTCAGAAAGCCTCGGCGAGCCGGTTACGGTCGAGACCCGATGCGAAGAGAAGGAGAATGTGGACTGGATCGCCAAGTACCGGGAGGCGATCCGTCCCGTGGAAGTGGGCGACTTCTACGTCTACCCGAGCTGGGAAGCACCCAAAGAGGGCAAACGCAACATCATGATCGACCCGGCGCTGGCTTTCGGGTCGGGGCACCACGAAACCACGGCGAGCTGCCTCGAAGCGGTCGGAAAGTATGTCAAAGAGGGTGACAGGGTGCTGGACGTGGGATGCGGCAGCGGTATTCTGGGCATCGCGTCGGCGATGCAGGGCGCCCGCGTTGACGCCTGCGACACCGACCCGCTGGCGGTAGAGAACGCCCGGAAGAATTTCGCCCTCAACGGTCAGACTCTGGAAAAGATCTGGGAAGGCTCCGCCCCCCAAAGTTCGGAAGCCTACGATGTGGTGTTGGCCAACATCGTCGCCGATGTGTTGCGGATGATCGCCAAAGACTTAAAGGCGCGGACTAAAGAGGGGGGATTATTGATCCTTTCCGGAATTCTCGATACAAAAGAGGCGCAGATCGAAGAGGCCTTTTCCGACATGGAGCTTCTTGAAACGATCGCCCGCAACGAGTGGCGTACCAAAATCTACAGAAAACAAGGAAAATAA
- a CDS encoding chemotaxis response regulator CheY — translation MKIMVVDDSSTMRRIIKNTLNRLGYKDLLEAADGAEAWEVMQANKDDIGVLITDWNMPNMNGLELVKKVRSQPEFEDIPIIMVTTEGGKAEVITALKAGVNNYIVKPFTPQVLKEKLEAVLGLND, via the coding sequence TTGAAGATTATGGTGGTTGACGACAGTTCTACGATGCGCCGGATTATCAAAAACACATTGAACCGGCTCGGATACAAGGATCTTCTGGAGGCCGCGGACGGTGCGGAGGCATGGGAAGTCATGCAGGCCAACAAGGATGATATCGGTGTGCTCATCACCGACTGGAACATGCCCAACATGAACGGCCTGGAGCTGGTGAAGAAGGTCCGCTCCCAGCCGGAATTTGAGGACATTCCCATCATCATGGTCACGACGGAAGGGGGCAAGGCGGAGGTGATCACCGCACTCAAAGCCGGGGTGAACAACTACATCGTCAAACCCTTCACGCCCCAGGTACTCAAGGAGAAACTGGAAGCGGTTCTGGGCCTCAACGACTGA
- the hisA gene encoding 1-(5-phosphoribosyl)-5-[(5-phosphoribosylamino)methylideneamino]imidazole-4-carboxamide isomerase, with translation MDILPAIDLKDGKAVRLTKGLMESAKIYSDEPWQLAKTFEEMGSRWLHLVDLNGAFAGEPRNLEQIEKIRKNCNLKMELGGGIRDEETIRRYLDLGIDRLILGSVAVRDPDFVKAMAAKYPIAVGIDAVDGYVAVEGWAEVSEMPATELARAFADCGVEAIICTDVGRDGTLSGVNVDFTVSIARASGVDTIASGGVRDLRDIEALKATGEVAGVIVGKAFYEGTIDLRKAFEIVA, from the coding sequence ATGGATATCCTGCCTGCGATCGACCTGAAAGACGGCAAGGCGGTACGGCTGACCAAAGGGCTCATGGAGAGTGCGAAAATCTACAGCGACGAGCCGTGGCAGCTGGCAAAAACCTTCGAAGAGATGGGCTCCAGATGGCTCCACCTGGTCGATCTCAACGGCGCGTTCGCCGGAGAGCCCCGCAACCTGGAACAGATCGAAAAGATTCGCAAAAACTGCAACCTGAAGATGGAGCTGGGCGGCGGCATCCGGGACGAGGAGACGATCAGGCGCTACCTGGATCTGGGGATCGACCGGCTGATCCTGGGCTCTGTCGCCGTCAGGGACCCCGATTTCGTCAAGGCGATGGCGGCCAAATACCCCATCGCCGTCGGCATCGACGCCGTCGACGGTTACGTGGCTGTGGAGGGGTGGGCCGAAGTGAGCGAAATGCCCGCCACTGAACTGGCCAGGGCCTTCGCCGACTGCGGCGTGGAGGCGATCATCTGCACCGATGTGGGACGGGACGGTACACTTTCGGGCGTAAATGTCGATTTTACTGTCAGCATAGCCAGGGCGAGCGGTGTCGACACCATCGCCAGCGGCGGTGTGCGCGATCTGCGCGACATCGAAGCCCTCAAGGCGACCGGGGAAGTGGCGGGCGTCATTGTGGGCAAGGCTTTCTACGAAGGGACCATCGACCTTCGCAAAGCCTTCGAAATCGTCGCCTGA
- the hisH gene encoding imidazole glycerol phosphate synthase subunit HisH, with product MVAIIDYNMGNLASVQNALAKVGSASRIVSDPDALKNYDRAILPGVGAFGDAMAHLRQNGMDEAVRTFAASGKPMLGICLGMQLLFQKSREFGEHEGLGLIPGEVVPFDEKKFQTPHKVPHMGWNELFVQKESPLFHWLPEAFYLYFVHSYHAVTAEPYILGRTWYGYEFTSAVQKENIYGFQPHPEKSHDQGLRILRNFIERT from the coding sequence ATGGTCGCCATCATCGACTACAACATGGGCAATCTGGCCAGCGTGCAAAACGCGCTGGCGAAAGTGGGGAGCGCGTCGCGCATCGTCTCCGACCCGGATGCCCTGAAAAATTACGACCGGGCCATTCTTCCCGGTGTCGGCGCCTTCGGGGACGCCATGGCGCACCTGCGCCAAAACGGAATGGACGAGGCGGTCCGCACATTTGCCGCCAGCGGCAAACCGATGCTCGGCATCTGCCTGGGGATGCAGCTGCTCTTTCAAAAAAGCCGTGAATTCGGTGAACACGAAGGGCTGGGGCTCATTCCGGGAGAGGTGGTCCCCTTCGACGAGAAAAAGTTCCAGACGCCCCACAAGGTTCCCCATATGGGCTGGAACGAGCTTTTTGTACAGAAGGAGTCGCCGCTCTTTCACTGGCTGCCCGAAGCTTTCTACCTCTATTTTGTCCACTCCTACCATGCCGTGACGGCGGAGCCCTATATTCTCGGGCGGACATGGTACGGCTACGAATTCACCAGCGCCGTCCAGAAGGAGAATATCTACGGCTTCCAGCCCCACCCGGAGAAGAGCCACGACCAGGGGCTCAGAATTCTCCGGAATTTCATCGAACGAACCTGA
- a CDS encoding PDC sensor domain-containing protein, which yields MVIKEIQQYSEIRTKARAYLCYLLSRNIPNRTPEVSLDTIVSALKRIKKEVKEIDTLYVLDPKGRQIIANISRNPRYRTGEGENRADRAYYYRAVREKRCILTDPYPSRIEGILVVTAAYPVYDDKGKLQYVVAMDIPLDKLLHMVHPSSGETAFGRFSRFSYAAFSLALFAVALILFINGIKSFFAKDLNIWHIDIKEMFEATILLTLSLAIFDLVKAIFEEEVLGQHRKAEHNEIHKTMVRFLGSIIIALAIEALMLVFKFAIIDPEKLLYAVYLIGGVTMLLVGLAYYLRSISNQGD from the coding sequence ATGGTCATCAAAGAGATCCAGCAGTATTCCGAAATCCGTACCAAAGCGCGGGCCTACCTGTGCTACCTCCTCTCACGCAACATTCCCAACCGCACGCCGGAGGTGAGCCTCGATACCATCGTTTCGGCGTTGAAGCGCATCAAGAAAGAGGTGAAGGAGATCGACACGCTCTATGTGCTCGATCCCAAGGGGCGGCAGATCATCGCCAACATCAGCCGCAACCCCAGGTACCGGACGGGGGAGGGGGAGAACCGTGCGGACAGGGCCTACTACTACCGGGCGGTGCGGGAGAAGCGGTGTATTCTGACCGACCCGTACCCCTCCAGGATCGAGGGTATCCTGGTTGTGACGGCGGCCTATCCGGTCTATGACGACAAAGGGAAGCTTCAGTATGTGGTGGCGATGGACATTCCGCTGGACAAGCTGCTTCACATGGTGCATCCCTCGTCGGGGGAAACCGCCTTCGGCCGTTTTTCCCGCTTCAGTTACGCCGCCTTCTCCCTGGCCCTCTTCGCGGTGGCGCTCATCCTCTTCATCAACGGCATCAAGAGCTTTTTCGCCAAAGATCTCAATATCTGGCACATCGACATCAAGGAGATGTTCGAAGCGACGATTCTGCTGACCCTCTCCCTGGCCATTTTCGACCTGGTCAAGGCGATTTTCGAGGAGGAAGTGCTGGGGCAGCACCGCAAGGCGGAGCACAACGAAATCCACAAGACGATGGTGCGTTTCCTGGGCTCCATCATCATCGCCCTTGCCATCGAAGCGTTGATGCTGGTCTTCAAATTCGCTATAATCGACCCCGAAAAACTGCTCTACGCCGTCTATCTGATCGGCGGAGTGACGATGCTGCTGGTCGGCCTGGCCTACTATCTGCGCAGCATCAGCAATCAGGGGGATTGA